Proteins encoded by one window of Thermococcus sp. Bubb.Bath:
- a CDS encoding DUF3213 domain-containing protein: MTTERVFNKRLTRLDLKFGDINWEKATIKQYELGKDERVWRVFLNGYAKNGFVVFDEELLPREELLKPLKELKPEIVAEKTLTVQELIEDSMSWNRIFGKGKT, from the coding sequence ATGACGACCGAGAGGGTCTTTAACAAGAGGCTCACGAGGCTCGATCTCAAGTTTGGCGACATCAACTGGGAGAAGGCCACGATCAAGCAGTACGAGCTTGGGAAAGACGAAAGGGTGTGGAGGGTATTCCTCAACGGCTACGCCAAGAACGGCTTCGTCGTCTTTGATGAAGAGCTCCTTCCGAGGGAAGAACTCCTGAAGCCCCTCAAGGAACTCAAGCCGGAGATAGTGGCGGAAAAGACCCTGACCGTCCAGGAGCTCATTGAGGACAGCATGAGCTGGAACAGGATATTTGGAAAAGGAAAAACATAA